One part of the Streptomyces sp. NBC_00286 genome encodes these proteins:
- a CDS encoding carbohydrate ABC transporter permease, with the protein MTTTMPKATTTPAGPTAPTASKRRRSASPRRSTPLTIAMLAALAYFLLPLFWLLVASTKSTQDLFDSFGLWFSRAPQLLDNIGHTFTQDDGVFVDWLLNTALYAVVSAVGAAMIAAAAGYGFAKFRFRGDWAAFNLVLGAIMVPATALAIPTYLLFAEVGLVNTPWAIILPSLVNPFGLYLMRVYAADAIPDSLLEAARIDGAGEGRIFFRIALRLLAPGLVTVLLFTLVATWNNYFLPLIMLNDPNLYPITVGLSSWAAQAQNGGAGASSDMLPLVVTGSLISIVPLVIAFLMLQRYWQSGLATGGVKQ; encoded by the coding sequence GTGACGACCACCATGCCGAAGGCGACGACCACACCGGCCGGTCCAACGGCCCCCACCGCATCCAAGCGGCGCCGGTCCGCGTCCCCCCGCCGCAGCACCCCGCTGACGATCGCCATGCTGGCGGCGCTCGCGTACTTCCTCCTCCCGCTGTTCTGGCTGCTGGTCGCCTCGACCAAGAGCACCCAGGACCTCTTCGACAGCTTCGGCCTGTGGTTCTCCCGCGCCCCGCAGCTGCTGGACAACATCGGTCACACCTTCACCCAGGACGACGGCGTCTTCGTCGACTGGCTGCTCAACACCGCCCTGTACGCCGTCGTCAGCGCGGTCGGCGCGGCGATGATCGCGGCCGCCGCCGGCTACGGCTTCGCCAAGTTCCGCTTCCGCGGCGACTGGGCCGCCTTCAACCTCGTACTCGGCGCCATCATGGTCCCGGCCACCGCACTGGCGATCCCGACCTACCTGCTGTTCGCCGAGGTCGGCCTGGTCAACACCCCCTGGGCGATCATCCTGCCCTCCCTCGTCAACCCCTTCGGCCTCTACCTCATGCGCGTCTACGCGGCCGACGCCATCCCGGACAGTCTCCTGGAGGCCGCCCGCATCGACGGGGCGGGGGAGGGGCGGATCTTCTTCCGGATCGCCCTCCGGCTGCTGGCGCCCGGCCTGGTGACCGTGCTGCTGTTCACGCTCGTGGCGACCTGGAACAACTACTTCCTGCCGCTGATCATGCTCAACGACCCGAACCTGTACCCCATCACGGTCGGCCTCTCCTCCTGGGCCGCCCAGGCGCAGAACGGCGGAGCCGGCGCAAGCAGCGACATGCTCCCGCTCGTCGTGACCGGTTCCCTGATCTCCATCGTGCCGCTCGTCATCGCCTTCCTCATGCTCCAGCGCTACTGGCAGAGCGGCCTGGCCACCGGCGGCGTCAAGCAGTAA
- a CDS encoding beta-galactosidase, whose product MADLPARVLFGAAYYHEYTPEYDPELRPDERLKTDLGLMAEANFTVIRVGESVWSTWEPENGRFDLDWLQPVLDGAHERGISVIIGTPTYAVPPWLARQHPEITGEYATGQRLGWGARQEMDFTHPAFRFHAERIIRKIVARYADHPAVIGWQVDNEPGLHLFHNQGVFQRFVDHLRERYGDVETLNREWGLVYWSHRLSTWADLWTPDGNVQPQYDVAWREFQARQVTEFIGWQADIVREYVRPEQFVTTCISYTRQGVEDDELSARLDIASGNPYYAMQDGLLLPDPTPDDHEQIWKTTGVWSMYQTADWMFSSRQEPFLVTETNASSIGFAWDNRPAYDGQWRQSAWAHVARGARMIEYWQWQTLRFGAETYWGGVLPHSGQPGRAYAELARLGAEFEAAGPLVAGLEPDADITMVYSTPSKWLMQKHPPLAKADGDPDPAAYHRIFDPFYRGAFEAGRQVRIVHARQLHDPRGERTGLAPEEAAVRHPVLVVPGLYIAADATLDWLAAYADAGGHLVLGPRTGYADHEARARHEAAPGRLTEAAGVTYDEFSNLASDLPVRPVSGSPLRLPPEATATRWADGLTVTDAEVLAAYDHPHFGRWPAITTRRHGGGRVTYVGTVPGRALARALATWLAPSARHGWRALPESVTATTGTSSDGRRVHVVHNWSWEPARVSAPVALTDVLNGTSVPANSPLDLGAWDVRVLVTSSNS is encoded by the coding sequence ATGGCGGATCTACCCGCCCGCGTCCTGTTCGGCGCCGCGTACTACCACGAGTACACGCCCGAGTACGACCCCGAACTGCGGCCCGACGAACGGCTCAAGACCGACCTCGGCCTGATGGCCGAGGCGAACTTCACCGTGATCCGGGTGGGCGAATCGGTCTGGTCGACCTGGGAGCCGGAGAATGGGCGCTTCGACCTCGACTGGCTCCAGCCGGTCCTCGACGGCGCCCACGAGCGCGGCATCTCCGTCATCATCGGCACGCCGACGTACGCCGTGCCGCCGTGGCTGGCCCGCCAGCACCCGGAGATCACCGGCGAGTACGCCACCGGACAGCGCCTCGGCTGGGGCGCCCGCCAGGAGATGGACTTCACCCACCCCGCGTTCCGCTTCCACGCCGAGCGCATCATCCGCAAGATCGTCGCCCGGTACGCCGACCACCCGGCGGTCATCGGCTGGCAGGTCGACAACGAGCCGGGCCTGCACCTCTTCCACAACCAGGGCGTCTTCCAGCGCTTCGTCGACCACCTGCGCGAGAGGTACGGGGACGTCGAGACCCTCAACCGCGAGTGGGGCCTGGTCTATTGGTCCCACCGGCTGTCGACGTGGGCGGACCTGTGGACGCCGGACGGCAACGTCCAGCCTCAATACGACGTCGCCTGGCGGGAGTTCCAGGCTCGACAGGTCACCGAGTTCATCGGCTGGCAGGCGGACATCGTGCGCGAGTACGTCCGCCCCGAGCAGTTCGTCACCACCTGCATCTCGTACACCCGCCAGGGAGTTGAGGACGACGAGCTGTCCGCGCGGCTCGACATCGCCTCCGGCAACCCGTACTACGCCATGCAGGACGGTCTCCTGCTCCCCGATCCCACGCCCGACGACCACGAGCAGATCTGGAAGACCACCGGCGTCTGGTCGATGTACCAGACGGCGGACTGGATGTTCTCCTCGCGCCAGGAGCCGTTCCTGGTCACCGAGACCAACGCGAGCTCCATCGGCTTCGCGTGGGACAACCGGCCCGCCTACGACGGCCAGTGGCGGCAGTCCGCGTGGGCGCATGTGGCGCGTGGGGCGCGGATGATCGAGTACTGGCAGTGGCAGACGCTGCGCTTCGGCGCCGAGACCTACTGGGGCGGCGTCCTTCCCCACAGTGGACAGCCAGGCCGCGCGTACGCCGAACTGGCCCGCTTGGGCGCCGAGTTCGAGGCGGCAGGGCCGCTCGTCGCCGGGCTCGAGCCGGACGCCGACATCACGATGGTGTACTCGACGCCGAGCAAGTGGCTGATGCAGAAGCACCCGCCGCTCGCGAAGGCCGACGGCGACCCGGACCCCGCCGCGTACCACCGCATCTTCGATCCCTTCTACCGCGGCGCCTTCGAGGCCGGCCGACAGGTGCGGATCGTGCACGCCCGGCAGCTGCACGACCCGCGCGGCGAACGGACGGGCCTGGCGCCGGAGGAGGCCGCAGTCCGTCACCCCGTGCTGGTCGTACCGGGGTTGTACATCGCCGCCGACGCCACCCTCGACTGGCTCGCCGCCTACGCCGACGCGGGCGGTCACCTGGTCCTCGGCCCGCGCACCGGATACGCCGACCACGAGGCGCGGGCCCGGCACGAGGCGGCGCCCGGCCGTCTGACCGAGGCAGCGGGCGTCACGTACGACGAGTTCAGCAACCTCGCGAGCGACCTCCCGGTCCGTCCGGTGTCCGGCAGCCCGCTCCGACTGCCTCCGGAGGCGACGGCGACCCGCTGGGCCGACGGCCTGACCGTCACCGACGCCGAGGTGCTGGCGGCGTACGACCACCCGCACTTCGGCCGCTGGCCCGCGATCACCACGCGTCGCCACGGCGGGGGACGCGTCACCTACGTCGGTACGGTCCCGGGCCGCGCCCTCGCCCGCGCGCTGGCGACCTGGCTGGCACCCTCCGCACGCCACGGCTGGCGGGCCCTGCCGGAATCCGTCACCGCGACGACCGGTACGTCCTCCGACGGGCGACGCGTCCACGTCGTCCACAACTGGAGCTGGGAGCCCGCCCGCGTCTCCGCCCCCGTGGCGTTGACCGACGTCCTGAACGGCACATCCGTCCCCGCGAACTCGCCGCTGGACCTCGGCGCCTGGGACGTACGCGTACTTGTTACGTCATCCAACTCCTGA
- a CDS encoding carbohydrate ABC transporter permease, which produces MAATTAAYAGKSRRDGPSPRRRSVSAGPLFVAPFLILFVLLFLAPLGYAAYLSLFQEQLIGGTVFVGLDNYVTALKDPQLLHGVGRVALFFVIQVPLMLLLALLFALALDSGLLRLARVIRLGIFVPYAVPSVVATLMWGYLYGPDFGPFAQLSRNLDLPAPAFLSEGWMLGSLANIVTWEFVGYNMIILYAALRTIPHDLYEAAAMDGAGAWRIAWSIKLPALRPALLLTLLFSVIGSFQLFNEPNLLMKIAPDVISSSYTANLYAYSLAFTGQQVNYAATVSFLLGLVIVIASYAVLLTANRRRDK; this is translated from the coding sequence GTGGCTGCCACGACCGCGGCCTACGCCGGGAAGTCGCGCCGAGACGGACCGTCGCCGCGTCGCCGGTCCGTCTCGGCAGGCCCCCTGTTCGTAGCCCCGTTCCTGATCCTCTTCGTCCTGCTGTTCCTCGCCCCGCTCGGTTACGCCGCCTACCTGAGCCTCTTCCAGGAACAGCTCATCGGCGGCACGGTCTTCGTCGGTCTCGACAACTACGTCACCGCCCTCAAGGACCCGCAACTCCTGCACGGCGTCGGACGCGTGGCCCTGTTCTTCGTGATCCAGGTGCCGCTGATGCTGCTCCTGGCCCTGCTCTTCGCGCTCGCGCTGGACAGCGGCCTGCTGCGCCTGGCGCGCGTGATCCGGCTGGGCATCTTCGTGCCGTACGCGGTCCCGAGCGTCGTCGCCACCCTCATGTGGGGCTACCTCTACGGCCCGGACTTCGGCCCGTTCGCCCAGCTGAGCCGGAACCTGGATCTGCCGGCCCCGGCCTTCCTCAGCGAGGGCTGGATGCTGGGCAGCCTGGCGAACATCGTGACCTGGGAGTTCGTCGGCTACAACATGATCATCCTGTACGCGGCCCTGCGGACCATTCCGCATGACCTGTACGAGGCTGCCGCGATGGACGGCGCCGGCGCCTGGCGCATCGCCTGGTCGATCAAGCTCCCCGCCCTCCGGCCCGCCCTGCTCCTGACTCTGCTGTTCTCAGTGATCGGCAGCTTCCAGCTGTTCAACGAACCGAACCTGCTGATGAAGATCGCCCCCGACGTGATCAGCAGCTCCTACACCGCCAACCTCTACGCCTACTCCCTCGCCTTCACCGGCCAGCAGGTCAACTATGCGGCCACGGTGTCCTTCCTCCTGGGCCTGGTCATCGTCATCGCCTCCTACGCCGTGCTGCTCACCGCGAACCGAAGGAGGGACAAGTGA